From a single Halobacteriovorax sp. DA5 genomic region:
- a CDS encoding acyl-CoA dehydrogenase family protein, which yields MNFELTSEQKEIRELAMKFAKNEMMPKAGEYDEKAQMPLDILRKAWELGLVNTCIPAEYGGAGFSTIDSMIITEALAYGCLGMNTAIMANDLALLPIVIGGNEEQKKRFLTPFTEDYKIAAFCLTEPGYGSDAAGIKTTIKESGDHYLLNGNKMWITNAGYADLFVVYATTDTTLKHKGITALVIDGKSEGIELGEKENKMGHRCSDTRAVTFTNVKVPKENILGGLGQGWPIAMATLNHSRPMVASSAVGGAQCAMDHAVKYAGERVQFGVPLSRHQAIQMMIADMGIEIEAARLLVQKAAWSIDNGKPNPELSSYSKAKAADMFMKVATDAVQVFGGYGYSKEYPVEKIMRDAKLIQIYEGTSQIQRLVIAKEIFTRS from the coding sequence ATCAACTTTGAATTAACTTCCGAGCAAAAAGAAATTCGTGAACTTGCAATGAAATTTGCAAAAAATGAGATGATGCCTAAAGCTGGCGAATATGATGAAAAGGCACAGATGCCTTTGGACATTCTTCGCAAAGCTTGGGAGCTTGGTTTAGTTAATACTTGTATTCCAGCTGAATATGGTGGTGCAGGTTTTTCTACTATTGATTCAATGATCATTACTGAAGCTCTTGCCTATGGCTGTCTAGGAATGAATACCGCAATCATGGCAAATGATCTTGCACTTCTACCAATTGTTATTGGTGGGAATGAAGAACAAAAAAAGAGATTTTTAACTCCTTTTACTGAAGATTATAAAATTGCAGCTTTCTGCTTAACAGAACCAGGCTATGGGTCAGATGCAGCGGGTATCAAAACAACTATAAAAGAAAGTGGAGATCACTACTTATTAAATGGAAATAAGATGTGGATCACAAATGCAGGATATGCAGATCTTTTTGTTGTCTATGCAACAACTGATACAACACTTAAGCACAAAGGTATTACGGCACTTGTTATTGATGGAAAGTCCGAGGGAATTGAGCTTGGTGAAAAAGAAAATAAAATGGGACATCGTTGTTCTGATACTAGAGCAGTGACTTTTACAAACGTAAAAGTTCCAAAAGAGAATATTTTAGGTGGTCTTGGTCAAGGTTGGCCAATTGCAATGGCAACATTAAATCACTCTAGACCTATGGTTGCGAGTTCCGCAGTAGGTGGAGCTCAATGTGCTATGGATCATGCGGTTAAGTATGCTGGGGAGAGAGTACAATTTGGTGTTCCACTATCTCGTCATCAGGCCATTCAAATGATGATCGCCGACATGGGAATTGAAATTGAAGCAGCTCGACTACTTGTTCAAAAGGCTGCGTGGTCAATTGATAATGGAAAACCAAATCCAGAACTTTCATCATACTCAAAAGCTAAAGCCGCTGATATGTTTATGAAAGTAGCAACTGATGCTGTACAAGTATTTGGTGGCTACGGTTAT
- the folK gene encoding 2-amino-4-hydroxy-6-hydroxymethyldihydropteridine diphosphokinase: MKIIFSLGSNLNNKEEILLSATKEIELALDAKSFISRIFETPPYGPQDQPNFYNIALEIETSQNIEPEALLHIAKEIENKLGRKRRYHWGPREIDIDIIFIDKLKYESKNLIIPHKEFRNRSFVLEPLKDLPSYSEYKSYFEIAELKHNDATPLK; encoded by the coding sequence ATGAAAATAATCTTCAGTCTCGGCTCAAATTTAAATAATAAAGAAGAGATTCTTCTTAGCGCAACTAAAGAAATCGAATTGGCCCTAGATGCCAAATCATTTATTAGTAGGATTTTCGAAACCCCACCATACGGGCCACAAGATCAGCCAAATTTTTATAATATTGCTCTTGAAATTGAGACATCCCAAAACATAGAGCCAGAAGCTCTTTTGCACATAGCAAAAGAAATCGAAAATAAACTTGGTCGCAAACGACGCTATCACTGGGGCCCTAGAGAGATTGATATCGATATTATTTTTATTGATAAATTAAAATATGAATCAAAGAACTTAATTATACCCCATAAAGAATTTAGAAATAGAAGCTTTGTGCTCGAGCCCTTGAAGGATTTACCGAGCTATAGCGAATACAAATCATATTTTGAAATTGCTGAATTGAAGCATAATGATGCAACACCACTCAAATAG
- a CDS encoding LysM peptidoglycan-binding domain-containing protein, which yields MKKIFLLLLVSALTFTSCSNNEKKEGEVAAAEQSEEISIDDSDFVVDANEDLNQLEEATMQPTDESVAVLGSEAPSPTDEILLEENVALEKDVIVTASDYYEVQKGETLMWIAFKLYGDYRKWRDIQAMNQEALADGLQAGDKIKYQSGQFNWNPVGLPHLIRRGETLGVISQDKYGTPAKWRSIWDNNRDMIKDPNLIFAGFTLYYVPEERDVASESM from the coding sequence ATGAAGAAGATATTCTTATTATTATTAGTTTCGGCACTAACTTTCACTTCATGTTCAAACAATGAAAAGAAAGAAGGGGAAGTAGCAGCGGCTGAACAATCTGAAGAGATTTCAATTGATGATTCTGACTTCGTTGTTGATGCGAATGAAGATCTAAATCAACTAGAAGAAGCAACAATGCAACCGACCGATGAATCAGTTGCTGTTCTTGGAAGTGAAGCACCATCACCAACAGATGAAATTCTTCTTGAAGAAAATGTAGCTTTAGAAAAAGATGTTATTGTAACTGCATCTGATTACTATGAAGTTCAAAAAGGTGAAACACTAATGTGGATTGCTTTTAAGCTATATGGTGACTATAGAAAGTGGCGTGATATCCAAGCGATGAATCAAGAAGCTTTAGCCGATGGTCTTCAAGCAGGAGATAAAATCAAATATCAAAGTGGACAATTTAATTGGAATCCAGTTGGACTACCTCACTTAATTAGAAGAGGAGAAACACTTGGTGTTATTTCTCAAGATAAGTATGGAACACCGGCCAAGTGGAGATCAATCTGGGATAATAATAGAGATATGATTAAAGATCCAAATCTAATCTTTGCAGGTTTTACACTTTATTATGTTCCTGAGGAAAGAGATGTTGCTTCCGAGTCTATGTAA
- a CDS encoding phosphotransferase, with the protein MNKESIVNKLENVGYYTEDSKLQKLSGDASSREYYRLNHENNTYVVCVEISNGQQSCDFNTVTNNILSDIKTPKILFYDPEFSILILEDIGSISLKDFYLSSGLSKHVEAVGDIKKYQNMPLEFCMGRDFDREKIGFEFDLACNYFLQQHLGVELNNDESLLLKEVREYIINYYESHKEVVCHRDYHSNNLYVKDGVLFHIDYQDMRVGPKMYDLVSLVDDCYINFSDAEKEKLLLSYDNDFYNKYKNDYHIVQIQRTFKALGSFAYLNIDKKKDNYLQFIPVNLEKLINTCKTSTIEKFNDFAKILERGLND; encoded by the coding sequence ATGAATAAAGAATCAATTGTAAATAAGTTAGAAAATGTTGGTTATTATACTGAAGATAGTAAACTGCAGAAATTGTCAGGTGATGCTTCTAGCCGTGAGTACTATCGTTTAAATCACGAGAATAATACATATGTAGTGTGTGTTGAGATTTCAAATGGCCAACAAAGTTGTGACTTCAACACTGTCACAAATAATATTTTAAGTGATATTAAAACACCTAAGATTCTATTCTACGATCCTGAGTTTTCAATCCTTATTCTAGAAGATATTGGAAGTATTTCGTTAAAAGATTTTTATCTTTCTTCAGGACTTTCTAAGCATGTAGAAGCTGTAGGCGATATTAAAAAATATCAAAATATGCCACTTGAGTTTTGCATGGGAAGAGACTTTGATCGTGAAAAAATTGGTTTCGAATTTGATTTAGCATGCAATTATTTTCTACAGCAACATTTAGGAGTTGAACTAAATAATGATGAAAGTTTACTTCTTAAAGAAGTGAGAGAATACATCATTAACTATTATGAATCTCATAAGGAAGTTGTTTGTCATCGCGATTATCACTCAAATAATCTTTATGTTAAGGATGGTGTTCTATTCCATATTGACTATCAAGACATGAGGGTTGGCCCAAAAATGTATGATTTAGTTTCACTTGTGGACGACTGTTATATTAATTTCTCTGACGCCGAGAAAGAGAAGTTATTATTAAGTTATGATAATGACTTTTATAATAAGTACAAAAATGATTATCATATTGTGCAAATTCAAAGAACTTTTAAGGCCCTTGGAAGTTTCGCCTATTTAAATATCGATAAAAAGAAAGATAATTACCTACAATTCATCCCTGTAAACTTAGAGAAGCTCATTAATACTTGTAAAACGAGTACAATTGAAAAGTTTAATGATTTCGCAAAAATTTTAGAGCGAGGTTTGAATGATTAA
- a CDS encoding sugar phosphate nucleotidyltransferase, which yields MIKTCFIASAGFGTRMGNLGKIIPKPLWPFFNLRLLDLQVAYAKMLGCNNIYINSHHCHDEMLVWAKDKDVVLLHEPDILGSGGCIHNLKKHIDDEVIFIINSDQFYFFDFEQIQNDVERMLSANAIAHLYAIEVDKDASYNETKVIDGKLTSISPHDADRNYLTYSGVGILDLRKIPLVEGESSFFKTVADYNNKTVHMSLPKNPVFLDLGTLDKYIDVISDLEKLPAVVKKFVASIEELEGTDFRSTSIMDWLGVRFDFDSRIITYKEKDYSF from the coding sequence ATGATTAAAACTTGCTTTATTGCTAGTGCTGGTTTTGGCACACGCATGGGAAATCTAGGAAAAATAATACCTAAACCTTTATGGCCATTTTTCAATCTACGTCTGCTGGATTTACAAGTAGCTTATGCAAAAATGTTAGGTTGTAATAATATCTATATAAATTCTCACCATTGTCATGACGAAATGCTAGTTTGGGCAAAAGATAAGGATGTTGTCTTACTACATGAACCAGATATCTTAGGTAGCGGTGGCTGTATTCATAATTTGAAGAAGCATATTGATGATGAGGTTATATTCATTATTAATTCTGATCAATTTTATTTTTTTGATTTTGAGCAGATTCAAAATGATGTTGAACGAATGTTATCTGCTAATGCGATTGCTCACTTATATGCAATTGAAGTTGATAAAGATGCTTCTTACAACGAGACTAAAGTTATTGATGGAAAGCTTACAAGTATTTCACCTCATGATGCTGATCGTAATTATTTAACTTACTCAGGTGTTGGTATATTAGATTTAAGAAAGATTCCACTGGTTGAAGGTGAATCATCTTTCTTCAAAACGGTAGCGGACTATAATAATAAAACAGTCCATATGAGCCTTCCTAAAAACCCAGTGTTTCTCGACTTGGGTACACTGGACAAGTATATTGATGTAATTTCAGACCTTGAAAAGCTTCCAGCTGTGGTTAAAAAATTTGTTGCCTCTATCGAGGAACTTGAAGGAACTGATTTTAGATCGACATCGATAATGGATTGGCTTGGTGTTCGATTTGATTTCGATTCGAGAATTATTACTTATAAGGAAAAAGATTATTCTTTCTGA